Sequence from the Rutidosis leptorrhynchoides isolate AG116_Rl617_1_P2 chromosome 3, CSIRO_AGI_Rlap_v1, whole genome shotgun sequence genome:
GCTGCAATTTTGCGGACCTCTTTTGGCCAAGTAGCAGTGTACATAAGAGTCTGTCGACGAGTTGGAAGCGCATTAACTATTTTCCTAATTTGAGGTTCAAATCCCATATCCAACATACGGTCTGCCTCATCCAAGACCAAATACGTGACCTCACTAAGGCTGACTTTTTTCATTTCAAGAATATCATTCAAACGACCCGGAGTTGCAACCACAATGTCCGTGCCACGTGCCAGCTCACTTAGTTGGGGACCCTTTGGTGCCCCACCATATAAACACTACAACAAAAAGACAATCTAAATCTTAACCAACAAAAAGCTACTTCATTTAAAGCATTCATGTAAGGAATATATATACCGTGCAAGATATATTGATCGCATTTCcaaatttgtgggcttcgtcttgAATTTGTGTAGCCAGTTCTCTTGTAGGAGACAAAACCAACACGGTTGGACTCAACTGAGGATTCTTGCGGGTCCGTTTAAGATGAATGAATCCGGGTATCAAGTAGCCCAAGGTCTTTCCGGAACCCGTTTTGGCAACTGCTACTATGTCTCGGTTTTGAAGAGCAATTGGCCACGATTGCGCTTGAATTGGAGTAGGGGCAGAAAAGCCAGCTTTAAGCACCTGTCAAAGCAAAGGTAACATCTTCAAAACATTTGTTCGGTTTTTTTAAAATTGGCCATAAAGTTTAAGACAAAAGAGGCTATACCTGTTGAAGTAACTGGGAAGGAAAACCTGTATCTTCAAAAGATGAAAAAGGAGGAGGAACATTATTTCCCTGAATATATAAGAACCCATATTAGCAATATGgaaacaaaaagaaaagaaaaaaacatAAGAAAATGCATGATATAATATACTATATACTATCTACAACATAAATAACCAATTTAACTGGAAAGTTCATCATTTAAGCACCTGTTGTTGCTATATTGCACAAAAAGATGCATATTAAAGAGTGAAAACTGATCATTTGACTAGAAAATTATAACACGTGCTACCAAAAGTTGCATAATTATGCACTAGAAATGGTATGATATGGATTTTTTAGTGATGTGATATATATGATGCTTACAGATACAGTTATCTCGTGCCGTCGGCGATAAGCATCTGGAGATAAACCACTTCCAGCAGATGGTGCATGAATCTGAGCAGAAGTTGGTCCCTGTTCATAAGCAACCGTGTCTTTTGGGGTATCATAGGCAGGTTCAGACTCGGTTTTTGTATTCTAACATAAGATTATAAAACATAATAAGTTTGTCTAAACAATCATAATGTTAAGAAGAAAATATGCCAAAAGACCATATATGTTTCACTATAAGCAAATGCAATGTGTAAATAGTTCACTAACAGAAAGGAACGGCAAAGAACAGGATGAACACAAACCTCATAAACTTTAGTTTCAGAAGAAAAATCTGATCCACCGTTGCCATTACTTTCATGTCTGACATCATCATTAACAACACCATCATCACGGCATTGTTCAGAGGAAATATCCGAATTTAGTGCAACTGTTGACTGGTCTTGTGGTGGATCAGGATCCTTAGGCCCAGTGGGCCTCTGATATTGGGTAACATTAGTCACTGGATTCCAAAAGTACAGATACCCTGTTTTCCCATCAACCAAACCCCTCCATGGTTTGGGAAGAGTAGGATCCACTGGTGCGTAACGAGGACCAGCAGAAGTTGCAGCAGTAGCCATATCAGCAAACCAATGTCAAGGTATACTTAACCTGGACACAACACAAATGAATATATCAGGTCCGTATAAATAACAAAATAACTATGCACTTTGGCAGTGAATAAAAGTAAAACGGAAGCCAAGCTCAGCCATATTTTAAAAAGACTTAAACAGAACCATAAACATCCTACATAGCAGATCATAATTTAGGTATAAAACCCTAAAATGACCTTTCACAGCTAAATCACA
This genomic interval carries:
- the LOC139896290 gene encoding DEAD-box ATP-dependent RNA helicase 14-like, which produces MATAATSAGPRYAPVDPTLPKPWRGLVDGKTGYLYFWNPVTNVTQYQRPTGPKDPDPPQDQSTVALNSDISSEQCRDDGVVNDDVRHESNGNGGSDFSSETKVYEVCNTKTESEPAYDTPKDTVAYEQGPTSAQIHAPSAGSGLSPDAYRRRHEITVSGNNVPPPFSSFEDTGFPSQLLQQVLKAGFSAPTPIQAQSWPIALQNRDIVAVAKTGSGKTLGYLIPGFIHLKRTRKNPQLSPTVLVLSPTRELATQIQDEAHKFGNAINISCTCLYGGAPKGPQLSELARGTDIVVATPGRLNDILEMKKVSLSEVTYLVLDEADRMLDMGFEPQIRKIVNALPTRRQTLMYTATWPKEVRKIAADLLKNPVQVNIGNINELVANKSIKQHVEVLTYMEKHRRLEQIIRSQTPGSKIIIFCSTKKMCDQLARNLTRPFGAAAIHGDKSQGERDHVLSQFRSGSCPVLVATDVAARGLDVKDIRVVVNYDFPTGVEDYVHRIGRTGRAGATGEAYTFFGDQDAKHASDLLKILEGANQQVPPQLREMASRGGGMGGGSRRWSSGGGGGSSYGGRGGSSFGGRGSDRDSGGGYQAKSFHETMSSGRARSPPNNGGSGWGSDRPRSRSPERFGTGPPVRSFHQAMMEQSRGPPPT